In Acanthochromis polyacanthus isolate Apoly-LR-REF ecotype Palm Island chromosome 18, KAUST_Apoly_ChrSc, whole genome shotgun sequence, the following proteins share a genomic window:
- the LOC127530810 gene encoding uncharacterized protein LOC127530810 isoform X1, which produces MRPVVLKWSSRGSNMRPVVQKWSSRGSNMRPVVQKWSSRGSNMRPVVQKWSSRGSNMRPVVQKWSSRGSNMRPVVQKWSSRGSNMRPVVQKRSSRGSNMRPVVQKRSSRGSNMRPVVQKRSSRGSNMRPVVLKRSSRGSNMRPVVQKRSSRGSNMRPVVLKWSSRGSNMRPVVQKWSSRGSNMRPVVQKRSSRGSNMRPVVQKWSSRGSNPALKV; this is translated from the exons atgaggcccgtggtcctaaagtggtcctccagagggtccaacatgaggcccgtggtccaaaagtggtcctccagagggtccaacatgaggcccgtggtccaaaagtggtcctccagagggtccaacatgaggcccgtggtccaaaagtggtcctccagagggtccaacatgaggcccgtggtccaaaagtggtcctccagagggtccaacatgaggcccgtggtccaaaagtggtcctccagagggtccaacatgaggcccgtggtccaaaagcggtcctccagagggtccaacatgaggcccgtggtccaaaagcggtcctccagagg gtccaacatgaggcccgtggtccaaaagcggtcctccagagggtccaacatgaggcccgtggtcctaaagcggtcctccagagggtccaacatgaggcccgtggtccaaaagcggtcctccagagggtccaacatgaggcccgtggtcctaaagtggtcctccagagggtccaacatgaggcccgtggtccaaaagtggtcctccagagggtccaacatgaggcccgtggtccaaaagcggtcctccagagggtccaacatgaggcccgtggtccaaaagtggtcctccagagggtccaatccggccctcaaagtgtaa
- the LOC127530810 gene encoding uncharacterized protein LOC127530810 isoform X2, which yields MRPVVLKWSSRGSNMRPVVQKWSSRGSNMRPVVQKWSSRGSNMRPVVQKWSSRGSNMRPVVQKWSSRGSNMRPVVQKRSSRGSNMRPVVLKRSSRGSNMRPVVQKRSSRGSNMRPVVLKWSSRGSNMRPVVQKWSSRGSNMRPVVQKRSSRGSNMRPVVQKWSSRGSNPALKV from the exons atgaggcccgtggtcctaaagtggtcctccagagggtccaacatgaggcccgtggtccaaaagtggtcctccagagggtccaacatgaggcccgtggtccaaaagtggtcctccagagggtccaacatgaggcccgtggtccaaaagtggtcctccagagggtccaacatgaggcccgtggtccaaaagtggtcctccagagg gtccaacatgaggcccgtggtccaaaagcggtcctccagagggtccaacatgaggcccgtggtcctaaagcggtcctccagagggtccaacatgaggcccgtggtccaaaagcggtcctccagagggtccaacatgaggcccgtggtcctaaagtggtcctccagagggtccaacatgaggcccgtggtccaaaagtggtcctccagagggtccaacatgaggcccgtggtccaaaagcggtcctccagagggtccaacatgaggcccgtggtccaaaagtggtcctccagagggtccaatccggccctcaaagtgtaa